A region of Subdoligranulum variabile DNA encodes the following proteins:
- the yfcC gene encoding putative basic amino acid antiporter YfcC yields the protein MEKQKKKTIQMPHTYVIIFAVVVLCAVLTYLIPVGSFQTQEISYMMGDTEKTRTVIVADSFTYAVDEAGNRVRSGVPLFGTEDFGGQGMLNYVFEGLTSGDKNGSAVGIVAFILVIGGAFGIVMRTGAVDAGIHAMIRKTKGREIILIPVLFTLFSLGGAVFGMGEEAIPFAMVIVPLTIAMGYDAVVAVCVTYVATQIGFGTSWMNPFGLAIAQGIAGVPVLSGAGFRIVMWAVFTLAGVLFTMAYARKIKKNPQSSVAYESDAYYRNQMAQSDAAAAPFTLGQGLVLVSILVTIVWTVWGVVVEGYYIPEIASQFFVMGLVAGIIGCIFHLNGMRPSDMASSFQSGAADLVGAALVVGMAQGIVIVLGGTDPTTPSVMNTILYTLGNLLSGVPGVLAAWLMYVFQSLFNFVVVSGSGQAALTMPIMAPLADLAGITRQVAVLAYQLGDGLTNLIVPTSGCLLGVLGVARLEWGKWAKFQIKMQGMLFVLSTIFVVVAVMIGFA from the coding sequence GTGGAGAAACAGAAGAAAAAGACCATCCAGATGCCGCATACCTATGTGATCATCTTTGCGGTGGTGGTCCTGTGCGCGGTGCTGACCTACCTGATCCCGGTGGGCAGCTTCCAGACGCAGGAGATCAGCTACATGATGGGCGATACCGAAAAGACCCGCACCGTCATTGTGGCGGACAGCTTTACCTATGCGGTGGATGAGGCTGGCAACCGGGTGCGCAGCGGTGTGCCTCTCTTCGGCACCGAGGATTTCGGCGGCCAGGGCATGCTCAACTATGTGTTCGAGGGCCTGACCTCCGGCGATAAGAACGGCAGTGCTGTGGGCATTGTGGCGTTCATTCTGGTCATCGGCGGTGCCTTCGGCATCGTTATGCGCACCGGCGCGGTGGATGCGGGCATCCACGCCATGATCCGCAAGACCAAAGGCCGGGAGATCATCCTGATCCCCGTGCTGTTCACGCTCTTCTCCCTGGGCGGTGCGGTCTTCGGCATGGGGGAGGAGGCTATCCCCTTTGCCATGGTCATCGTACCGCTGACCATCGCCATGGGCTACGACGCCGTGGTGGCGGTCTGCGTCACCTATGTGGCGACCCAGATCGGCTTCGGCACCAGCTGGATGAACCCCTTCGGCCTGGCCATTGCCCAGGGCATTGCCGGGGTGCCGGTGCTGTCCGGTGCCGGATTCCGCATCGTCATGTGGGCCGTCTTCACCCTGGCGGGGGTCCTCTTCACCATGGCTTACGCCCGCAAGATCAAGAAGAATCCCCAGTCCTCGGTGGCCTATGAGAGCGACGCCTACTACCGCAACCAGATGGCCCAGAGCGATGCCGCCGCGGCGCCTTTCACCCTGGGCCAGGGCCTGGTGCTGGTGAGCATCCTGGTCACCATCGTCTGGACCGTCTGGGGCGTTGTGGTGGAGGGTTACTACATCCCCGAGATCGCCTCCCAGTTCTTTGTGATGGGTCTGGTGGCCGGTATCATCGGCTGCATCTTCCATCTCAACGGCATGCGGCCGTCCGATATGGCCTCCTCCTTCCAGAGCGGCGCCGCCGACCTGGTGGGGGCTGCTCTGGTGGTGGGCATGGCCCAGGGCATCGTCATCGTGCTGGGCGGTACCGATCCCACCACCCCCAGCGTCATGAACACCATCCTCTACACCCTGGGCAACCTGCTCAGTGGTGTGCCCGGCGTGCTGGCGGCCTGGCTCATGTATGTCTTCCAGAGCCTGTTCAACTTCGTGGTGGTCTCCGGCTCCGGGCAGGCGGCCCTCACCATGCCCATCATGGCGCCTCTGGCCGACCTGGCCGGCATCACCCGCCAGGTGGCCGTGCTGGCCTACCAGCTGGGCGACGGCCTGACCAACCTCATCGTGCCCACCTCCGGCTGCCTGCTGGGCGTGCTGGGCGTGGCCCGTCTGGAATGGGGCAAGTGGGCCAAATTCCAGATCAAGATGCAGGGCATGCTCTTTGTGCTGTCCACCATCTTCGTGGTGGTGGCGGTCATGATCGGCTTCGCCTGA